Proteins from a single region of Haemorhous mexicanus isolate bHaeMex1 chromosome 4, bHaeMex1.pri, whole genome shotgun sequence:
- the ARL9 gene encoding ADP-ribosylation factor-like protein 9 isoform X3: MYLPKVLLLVYVVDSADHARLPVAKQLLHQLIQNNSTLPVVVLANKQDLEGAYCITDIHDALALSDIGDERKMFLIGTHVAEDGSEISSSMQDAKELIGQLVLETQ, from the exons ATGTACCTGCCCAAAGTGCTGTTGCTGGTCTATGTCGTGGACTCGGCTGATCATGCCCGACTGCCTGTGGCGAAACAGCTGCTTCATCAGCTAATCCAGAACAACTCCACCCTGCCTGTGGTAGTTCTGGCCAACAAGCAG GACCTCGAAGGTGCATATTGCATCACTGACATCCACGATGCTCTGGCTCTGTCTGATATTGGGGACGAGAGGAAGATGTTCTTGATTGGTACCCATGTGGCAGAAGATGGCTCTGAGATCTCCTCCAGCATGCAGGATGCCAAGGAGCTGATAGGGCAGCTGGTTTTGGAAACACAGTGA